Proteins encoded within one genomic window of Glycine soja cultivar W05 chromosome 1, ASM419377v2, whole genome shotgun sequence:
- the LOC114413922 gene encoding aspartyl protease family protein 2-like, translating into MSSHPSFFFLFFFLLLTLPHYSSEYLKLPLLPPTPLPSPSQLLAADLRRLSVKSPLTSGAATGSGQYFADLRLGSPPQRLLLVADTGSDLLWVKCSACRRNCSSSISAFLPRHSTSFSPHHCYDSPCQLVPHPPSHKNRLCHNRTKLHTPCRYQYSYADGSTSTGFFSKETITLNTTSSTLLTTLKKLSFGCGFRTSGPSVTGHSFNGAQGVMGLGRGPISFTSQLSNTNTKHTFSYCLLDYTLSPPPTSYLTIGPTPNDAVSQNSFTYTPLLTNPFSPSFYYISIQSVSVDGVRLPISESVFRIDAHGNGGTVVDSGTTLSFLAEPAYGKILAAFRLRVRLPAVESAATLGFDLCVNVSGVARPRLPRLRFRLAGKAVLSPPAGNYFIEPAEGVKCLAVQPVRPGSGFSVIGNLMQQGYLFEFDLDRSRIGFTRHGCAVR; encoded by the coding sequence ATGTCTTCACACCCAtcattctttttcctcttcttcttcctgctTCTCACCCTCCCACATTATTCCTCCGAGTACCTCAAATTACCCTTACTTCCTCCCACCCCCCTCCCCTCTCCCTCCCAGCTCCTTGCCGCCGACCTCCGCCGCCTCTCCGTCAAGTCCCCCCTCACCTCCGGCGCCGCCACTGGCTCAGGCCAGTACTTCGCCGACCTCCGCCTCGGCTCCCCTCCCCAGCGCCTCCTCCTCGTCGCCGACACCGGCAGCGACCTCCTCTGGGTCAAATGCTCCGCCTGCCGCCGCAACTGCTCCTCCTCCATCTCCGCCTTCCTCCCCCGCCACTCCACCTCCTTCTCCCCCCACCACTGCTACGACTCGCCGTGTCAACTCGTCCCCCACCCCCCGAGTCACAAAAATCGTCTCTGCCACAACCGCACCAAACTCCACACCCCATGCCGCTACCAATACTCCTACGCCGACGGGTCCACCTCCACCGGCTTCTTCTCCAAAGAAACAATAACACTCAACACTACTAGCTCTACCCTACTAACAACACTCAAAAAGCTTTCCTTCGGATGTGGGTTTAGAACCTCCGGCCCGAGCGTCACGGGCCACAGCTTTAACGGCGCGCAGGGCGTAATGGGCCTGGGCCGCGGCCCGATCTCCTTCACCTCCCAGCTCAGtaacacaaacacaaaacacACCTTCTCTTACTGTCTCCTCGACTACACCCTCTCCCCTCCCCCCACTAGCTACCTCACCATCGGCCCCACCCCAAATGACGCCGTTTCGCAGAACTCATTCACTTACACACCGTTACTCACTAACCCTTTTTCTCCTTCCTTTTACTACATTTCTATTCAGAGTGTTTCCGTTGACGGCGTTAGGTTACCGATAAGTGAATCTGTTTTTCGGATTGACGCCCACGGTAACGGCGGCACCGTCGTGGATTCTGGCACCACGCTCAGTTTTCTCGCGGAGCCGGCTTACGGAAAGATCCTCGCGGCGTTCCGGCTGCGCGTCAGGCTTCCGGCGGTGGAGAGCGCAGCCACGCTCGGGTTCGACCTTTGTGTGAATGTCTCCGGCGTGGCGAGGCCGAGGCTGCCGCGTCTGAGATTCCGGCTCGCCGGAAAAGCGGTTCTGTCTCCGCCGGCgggaaattattttattgaaccGGCGGAGGGAGTGAAGTGTCTCGCGGTTCAACCGGTTCGACCGGGTTCTGGGTTTTCGGTGATTGGGAATCTGATGCAGCAGGGGTACTTGTTTGAGTTTGATTTGGACCGGTCTCGGATCGGGTTCACGCGTCACGGATGCGCGGTTCGCTAA